In a single window of the Natronosalvus caseinilyticus genome:
- a CDS encoding acyl-CoA thioesterase encodes MTDLATDLPFTVDVPIRYRDLDTFSHVNNAVYVTYLESARTAYLEAVTDLSIEDYGFVVANLEIDYERSITMGQDVVVATGTTKLGTSSWTMSYEIYADETRAATGETTLVCVDPETRSSAPMPDSMRQRIVEYEGLEG; translated from the coding sequence ATGACCGATCTCGCGACCGACCTCCCGTTCACCGTCGACGTCCCGATCCGCTATCGCGACCTCGACACCTTCAGCCACGTCAACAACGCCGTCTACGTCACCTACCTCGAGTCGGCCCGAACCGCGTATCTCGAGGCGGTAACCGACCTATCCATCGAGGACTACGGGTTCGTCGTCGCGAACCTCGAGATCGACTACGAGCGATCGATCACGATGGGCCAGGACGTCGTCGTCGCGACGGGGACGACGAAGCTGGGCACCTCGAGCTGGACGATGAGCTACGAGATCTACGCCGACGAAACTCGTGCGGCGACCGGAGAGACGACGCTCGTGTGCGTTGACCCCGAAACCCGATCGTCGGCGCCGATGCCGGACTCGATGCGCCAGCGGATCGTCGAGTACGAGGGGCTCGAGGGTTGA
- the meaB gene encoding methylmalonyl Co-A mutase-associated GTPase MeaB produces the protein MSGDDDLLEDLLDGKHRALARVISKIENRAPGYRELVSDLYAHTGNAEIVGITGSPGAGKSTLVDKLAETYRERGETVGVIAIDPSSPFTGGAVLGDRIRMASTVGDMDVFVRSMSARGTLGGLSTATADAVKAMDAFGKDRIIIETVGAGQNEIDIVRTADTVAVLVPPGSGDSIQTLKAGILEIADVFVVNKADRPGADRTVQELLEMIELGDGGGFSSSGGGHHGADAMGEGGSSPHSSEDSGEGEPDESHEAAQPDEPDTWVPPVVETVATDGTGVDDLIEDLAHHRRYLERSGTLAERTRRRYGEEIRTLLREDVHDLLQGELERAGGVDALAEAVRTGETDPYTIADEALAPLERCLEELEGERLESVSR, from the coding sequence ATGAGCGGCGACGACGACCTGCTCGAGGACCTCCTCGATGGAAAACACCGGGCACTCGCACGCGTCATCTCGAAGATCGAAAACCGGGCGCCGGGCTACCGCGAACTGGTCTCCGACCTGTACGCCCACACCGGCAACGCCGAAATCGTCGGCATCACGGGGAGTCCGGGCGCAGGCAAGTCCACACTGGTCGACAAACTGGCCGAGACCTACCGCGAGCGAGGCGAGACCGTCGGCGTGATCGCCATCGACCCCTCCTCGCCCTTCACCGGCGGGGCCGTGCTGGGCGATCGCATCCGCATGGCCTCGACCGTCGGGGACATGGACGTCTTCGTGCGCTCGATGAGCGCCCGAGGAACCCTCGGCGGGCTCTCGACGGCGACCGCCGACGCCGTCAAGGCGATGGACGCCTTCGGCAAGGATCGGATCATCATCGAGACCGTTGGCGCCGGGCAAAACGAGATCGACATCGTTCGAACCGCGGACACGGTCGCCGTGCTCGTTCCGCCCGGTTCCGGTGACTCCATCCAGACGCTCAAGGCCGGCATCCTCGAGATCGCCGACGTCTTCGTCGTGAACAAGGCCGATCGGCCCGGCGCCGACCGGACGGTCCAGGAACTCCTCGAGATGATCGAACTGGGCGACGGCGGCGGCTTCTCGAGTTCGGGAGGCGGCCACCACGGCGCGGACGCGATGGGGGAGGGTGGCTCGAGTCCACACTCGAGCGAGGACAGTGGTGAGGGGGAACCAGATGAATCACACGAAGCAGCCCAACCAGACGAACCCGACACGTGGGTCCCACCCGTCGTCGAAACCGTCGCCACCGACGGAACCGGCGTCGACGACCTGATCGAGGACCTGGCACACCACCGCCGCTACCTCGAGCGCTCCGGAACCCTCGCCGAGCGCACCCGACGACGGTACGGCGAGGAGATCCGAACCCTGCTCCGGGAGGACGTCCACGACCTGCTCCAGGGCGAACTCGAGCGCGCCGGCGGCGTCGACGCGCTCGCGGAGGCGGTCCGGACGGGCGAGACCGACCCGTACACGATCGCCGACGAGGCGCTCGCCCCACTCGAGCGGTGCCTCGAGGAACTGGAGGGCGAACGTCTCGAGTCGGTTTCGCGGTAG
- a CDS encoding class I SAM-dependent methyltransferase, whose translation MTEDAQAFYGRWARLYDLLATRTPGIVTLRRQAALACRLESGDTVVEMGCGTGANLPYLREQVGPEGTVVGLDFTRGVLERARAATATYDNVHVVRADATQPPIPDEDGVDAILATFVVGMLDEPARAVDQWCDTLALGGHLVLVNAGRSERWYAPPVNALFGVVVTLSTPPTTRLRYDRDLSGQLDRKVRDAHDRLRARASAVAHETHAGGVVRLTGGRID comes from the coding sequence ATGACCGAAGACGCACAGGCGTTCTACGGCCGCTGGGCCCGTCTGTACGACCTGCTGGCCACGCGAACGCCCGGTATCGTCACCCTCAGGCGCCAGGCCGCACTCGCCTGCCGACTCGAGTCGGGCGACACCGTGGTCGAGATGGGCTGTGGAACGGGTGCCAACCTGCCGTACCTGCGCGAGCAGGTCGGCCCCGAGGGCACCGTCGTCGGGCTCGACTTCACCCGGGGCGTGCTCGAGCGAGCGCGTGCGGCGACGGCCACGTACGACAACGTCCACGTCGTCCGGGCGGACGCGACCCAGCCGCCGATTCCCGACGAGGACGGGGTCGACGCGATCCTCGCCACCTTCGTCGTCGGCATGCTCGACGAGCCGGCTCGAGCGGTCGACCAGTGGTGTGACACGCTCGCGCTCGGGGGCCACCTCGTCCTCGTCAACGCCGGTCGGAGCGAGCGCTGGTACGCCCCGCCCGTCAACGCACTCTTCGGGGTCGTCGTCACCCTGTCGACGCCGCCGACGACGCGGCTTCGCTACGACCGCGACCTCTCGGGACAGCTCGATCGAAAGGTGCGAGACGCCCACGATCGGCTCCGAGCGCGGGCGAGCGCGGTCGCCCACGAGACCCACGCTGGTGGCGTGGTTCGGCTGACTGGCGGGCGAATCGACTGA
- a CDS encoding thiamine-phosphate synthase family protein has protein sequence MKFVEEIVVEEFLPTIRSQLAGELRERGLTQSEVAEVLGISQSAVSKYAHGDVATNDRIAEDDRVQELVTRLGEGLSSGDMSPVQALVEIEVLVRDLESPGDLLATLHEASVPQLAEHDASFRVHDPESAVRSSERVRSSLRRGLRILENASGFAGLIPAVGSNLVACVPDAEDVDDVAGVPGRIFDVKGRATVPGEPEFGVSEHVATVLLAARRHGSDAAAAVNVRYDPALLDTLAERGHDLAEFDESGDVASSVGAAIEETPEATVLYQTGGEGIEPLTYVLGPDAEAVARTIRELV, from the coding sequence ATGAAATTCGTCGAAGAGATCGTCGTCGAGGAGTTCCTGCCGACGATCCGCTCACAGCTCGCGGGGGAACTCCGCGAGCGGGGATTGACCCAGAGCGAGGTCGCCGAGGTCCTCGGCATCAGCCAGAGCGCCGTCTCGAAGTACGCCCACGGCGACGTCGCCACGAACGACCGCATCGCCGAGGACGACCGCGTCCAGGAACTCGTGACGCGCCTCGGCGAGGGGCTCTCGAGCGGCGATATGTCGCCGGTCCAGGCGCTCGTCGAGATCGAAGTCCTCGTTCGAGACCTCGAGAGCCCCGGCGACCTGCTGGCGACGCTCCACGAGGCGTCCGTCCCGCAACTGGCCGAACACGACGCGAGCTTTCGCGTTCACGACCCCGAGAGCGCCGTCCGCTCGAGCGAGCGGGTTCGGTCCTCGCTCCGGCGCGGGCTCCGCATCCTCGAGAACGCGAGCGGGTTCGCCGGCCTGATCCCGGCGGTGGGGTCGAACCTCGTCGCCTGCGTCCCCGACGCCGAAGACGTCGACGACGTGGCGGGCGTCCCCGGGCGAATCTTCGACGTCAAGGGGCGAGCGACGGTCCCCGGAGAGCCCGAGTTCGGCGTCTCCGAGCACGTGGCCACGGTACTCCTCGCCGCGCGACGCCACGGCAGCGACGCGGCGGCCGCCGTGAACGTCCGGTACGATCCCGCGCTATTGGACACACTGGCCGAACGCGGCCACGACCTCGCGGAGTTCGACGAATCGGGCGACGTCGCCTCGAGCGTCGGGGCGGCCATCGAGGAGACGCCGGAGGCGACCGTCCTCTACCAGACCGGCGGCGAGGGCATCGAGCCCCTCACGTACGTACTGGGTCCGGACGCGGAGGCGGTCGCGAGGACGATTCGCGAGCTGGTATGA
- a CDS encoding thioredoxin domain-containing protein, which translates to MNVTRRRFAALAAGSAVAGAGCLGGGDAEGDGNGNGDGDESDSENGDGNGNGNGNGSDVDEDDLLEIPVIGDPDADVTVTVFEDFGCGHCAIYHTEIFPDIKEAYVDAEQIRYEHRDFPIPVQEEWSYAVASAARSVQDQEGDEAFFEFTGEIFTHWSDGYSYDLIEQVASDLGFDAEQVRADAEDVTYRDGLEAERAHGMELGIDATPWIVVDGERVEADTAAIVGAIDEALADD; encoded by the coding sequence ATGAACGTGACGCGACGACGCTTCGCCGCGCTCGCCGCCGGATCGGCGGTCGCCGGTGCTGGCTGTCTCGGTGGCGGTGATGCGGAGGGCGACGGGAATGGAAACGGCGACGGCGACGAAAGCGACAGCGAAAACGGCGACGGGAATGGGAACGGCAACGGAAACGGATCCGACGTCGACGAGGACGACCTGCTCGAGATACCCGTCATCGGCGACCCGGACGCAGACGTTACGGTCACCGTCTTCGAGGACTTCGGCTGCGGCCACTGCGCTATCTACCACACGGAGATCTTTCCGGACATCAAGGAAGCGTACGTCGACGCAGAGCAGATTCGCTACGAACACCGGGACTTTCCCATCCCCGTCCAGGAGGAGTGGTCCTACGCCGTCGCGAGCGCGGCCCGCTCGGTCCAGGATCAGGAGGGCGACGAGGCGTTCTTCGAGTTCACCGGCGAAATCTTCACCCACTGGAGTGACGGGTACTCCTACGACCTCATCGAACAGGTTGCGAGCGACCTGGGCTTCGACGCCGAGCAGGTTCGGGCCGACGCCGAGGACGTGACCTACCGGGACGGCCTCGAGGCCGAGCGTGCCCACGGGATGGAGCTCGGCATCGACGCCACCCCCTGGATCGTCGTCGATGGCGAGCGAGTGGAGGCCGACACGGCGGCGATCGTCGGGGCGATCGACGAGGCACTCGCAGACGACTGA
- a CDS encoding cobalamin B12-binding domain-containing protein, producing MSEQETRSIRCLVAKVGLDGHDRGAHVIARAFRDAGFEVIYSGLHKAPAEIVQAAVQEDVDVLGISILSGAHKTLVPKIMDGLEEYDAAEDTLVLVGGVIPEEDKAALRDEGVAAVFGPGTSIEETVEFVRENAPER from the coding sequence ATGAGCGAACAGGAAACGCGATCGATCCGGTGTCTCGTGGCGAAGGTCGGCCTCGACGGCCACGACCGCGGGGCCCACGTCATCGCTCGAGCGTTCCGCGACGCCGGCTTCGAGGTCATCTACTCCGGACTGCACAAGGCGCCCGCCGAAATCGTCCAGGCGGCCGTCCAGGAGGACGTCGACGTCCTCGGCATCTCGATCCTCTCGGGAGCCCACAAGACGCTGGTCCCGAAGATTATGGACGGCCTCGAGGAGTACGACGCCGCCGAGGACACCCTCGTGCTGGTCGGGGGCGTGATCCCCGAGGAGGACAAGGCAGCCCTGCGAGACGAGGGCGTCGCCGCCGTCTTCGGACCCGGCACGTCGATCGAGGAGACCGTCGAGTTCGTCCGCGAGAACGCCCCCGAGCGATGA
- the dcd gene encoding dCTP deaminase: MILSDADILDRLEAGDLVVEPIDDYDLQIQPASVDLRLGSRFLEFQRTNIPCIHPNEEREVDDYVTETVVEDGEDFILHPGDFVLGTTHERVEIPADLIAHVEGRSSLGRLAVVVHATAGLCDPGYRGQITLELSNLGSAPVALSPGMRISQLTFTELKTPADRPYGSERGSKYQDQDGPQASRIQRDDEFGGDQLDRREE, translated from the coding sequence ATGATCCTCTCGGACGCGGACATCCTCGACCGACTCGAGGCGGGCGACCTCGTTGTCGAACCGATCGACGACTACGACCTGCAGATCCAGCCGGCGAGCGTCGACCTCCGGCTGGGGAGCCGATTCCTCGAGTTCCAGCGGACGAACATCCCCTGCATCCACCCGAACGAGGAGCGCGAGGTCGACGACTACGTCACCGAGACCGTCGTCGAGGACGGCGAGGACTTCATCCTCCACCCCGGCGACTTCGTGCTGGGGACGACCCACGAGCGCGTCGAGATTCCGGCGGACCTGATCGCTCACGTCGAGGGCCGTTCCTCGCTGGGGCGCCTCGCCGTGGTCGTCCACGCGACTGCCGGCCTGTGCGACCCGGGGTATCGTGGCCAGATCACCCTCGAGCTGTCGAATCTCGGCAGTGCGCCGGTCGCCCTCTCGCCTGGAATGCGGATCTCACAGCTCACCTTCACGGAGCTGAAGACGCCGGCGGATCGCCCCTACGGGAGCGAACGCGGCTCGAAGTACCAGGACCAGGACGGCCCGCAGGCCTCCCGAATCCAGCGCGACGACGAGTTCGGCGGCGATCAGCTCGACCGCCGCGAGGAGTGA